From a single Papaver somniferum cultivar HN1 unplaced genomic scaffold, ASM357369v1 unplaced-scaffold_19, whole genome shotgun sequence genomic region:
- the LOC113338806 gene encoding inactive receptor-like serine/threonine-protein kinase At2g40270 isoform X2, with protein MERSWRFNGFGLRLAFFLLLLCLFNQNFQLCHSLNDEGLALLRFKDGIVSDPYGALLDWRQNEDEEDQNPCSWFGVGCSHHGKVVTLNLGDLCLGGTLAPEVGSLIHIKSIILRNNSFTGTIPEEIEELKELEVLDLGYNNFAGPVPSDLGSNLSLATLLLDHNKFLGSISPYLRELCLVSELQLGKDQLSDATQSSSCNRGLHSWPNAEVGYASSRRQLQQRIPRAAPRQTPPLPSRRSPPSPRLTTRRSPSFSPLPSPSPSPSPSPSPSPSPSTSPAPTPDPISPAPKQIPAVSEPPPSNPTTVSSQSPEPPKKSGLSGTNKWIISLGVVAGFLVIMFIGLLIFRTKKMVTVKPWATGLSGPLRKAFITGVPKLNRSELVTACEDFSNVIESSSDGKLYKGTLSSGVEIAVTSTTVLSAKDWSNHLEGHFRKKIDTLSKVNHKNYVNLVGFCEEEEPFTRMMVFEYAPNGTLFEHLHIKEAEHLEWGVRLRIAMGVAYCLEHMHQLTPPVVHNHLNSTAIYLTEDYAAKLSDFSFWNGAAMAKMGSRITEVSDSPSDPENNIYCFGVILLEMITGRLPYADENDDELLDWASDYLTRKEPARYMVDPILEKFDEDELERLCEVIRACLKPDPIQRPTISEVVGQLRGITGMAPDAASPRASPLWWAELEILSTSS; from the exons ATGGAGAGAAGTTGGAGATTCAATGGTTTTGGGTTACGATTAGCTTTCTTTTTACTTCTTTTATGCCTCTTCAATCAGAATTTTCAGCTTTGTCATTCTCTCAATGATGAAg GATTGGCACTGTTGAGATTTAAAGATGGAATTGTTAGTGATCCCTATGGTGCTTTATTGGATTGGAGACAAAATGAGGATGAGGAGGATCAAAACCCATGTTCTTGGTTTGGTGTTGGATGTTCTCATCATGGTAAAGTCGTGACTTT GAACTTAGGAGATCTTTGTCTTGGAGGAACCCTTGCTCCAGAAGTTGGGAGCCTCATTCACATTAAATCTAT TATTTTGCGGAATAACTCTTTTACGGGTACAATCCCTGAAGAGATCGAGGAACTGAAGGAGTTGGAGGTGTTAGACTTGGGATACAATAATTTTGCAGGACCTGTTCCTTCTGACCTAGGAAGTAACCTTTCCTTGGCAACCCT TTTACTTGACCACAACAAATTCCTAGGTAGCATTTCCCCTTACCTCCGTGAGCTGTGTTTGGTTTCTGAACTGCAGCTGGGTAAGGATCAGCTATCTGATGCTACCCAGAGTTCATCATGTAATAGAGGACTTCATTCATG GCCAAATGCGGAAGTTGGATATGCATCTTCAAGAAGGCAGCTACAACAAAGGATTCCGCGTGCTGCTCCCAGACAGACGCCACCTCTTCCTTCCAGAAGGTCTCCACCTTCTCCCAGGTTAACTACCAGACGTTCACCTTCATTTTCACCTTTGCCTTCACCTTCCCCGTCACCATCGCCATCCCCATCGCCGTCCCCATCCCCGTCAACCTCACCTGCACCAACTCCAGACCCGATCTCCCCTGCTCCAAAACAAATTCCCGCTGTTAGTGAACCACCACCCTCCAATCCCACCACAGTATCTTCTCAGTCACCAGAGCCACCAAAGAAAAGTGGCTTGTCAGGAACTAATAAATGGATAATATCTTTAGGTGTAGTAGCTGGTTTCCTTGTTATCATGTTCATCGGTTTACTCATATTTCGAACTAAAAAGATGGTCACGGTAAAACCTTGGGCCACAGGATTAAGTGGGCCGCTGCGGAAAGCATTCATTACAG GTGTACCAAAGCTCAATAGATCAGAGCTTGTAACTGCTTGTGAAGATTTCAGTAATGTCATTGAGTCTTCATCTGATGGAAAATTGTACAAGGGGACTCTTTCAAGTGGAGTTGAAATTGCAGTGACATCTACAACAGTTTTATCTGCCAAGGATTGGTCAAATCATTTAGAGGGGCACTTTAGGAAAAAG ATAGATACATTATCAAAAGTTAACCACAAGAATTATGTGAACCTTGTTGGATTCTGTGAGGAAGAGGAGCCTTTTACTAGAATGATGGTTTTTGAGTATGCTCCAAATGGAACACTTTTCGAGCATCTGCACA TAAAAGAAGCAGAGCACTTGGAATGGGGGGTTCGTTTAAGGATAGCAATGGGAGTGGCTTACTGTCTTGAACACATGCATCAACTGACTCCACCTGTagtccataatcatttgaactcGACTGCTATTTATCTGACGGAAGATTATGCAGCGAAGTTATCAGATTTTAGCTTCTGGAATGGCGCCGCCATGGCTAAGATGGGATCACGTATTACGGAAGTCTCAGATTCACCATCAGATCCAGAAAATAATATTTACTGCTTTGGGGTAATATTACTAGAAATGATTACCGGTAGGCTCCCCTATgcagatgaaaatgatgatgagcTTTTAGATTGGGCTTCAGATTATCTAACAAGGAAGGAACCTGCTAGATATATGGTGGACCCAATCCTGGAAAAGTTTGATGAGGATGAACTCGAACGGCTATGTGAGGTGATTAGGGCATGTTTAAAACCTGACCCAATTCAGAGACCAACCATAAGTGAGGTTGTAGGTCAATTAAGAGGCATTACGGGAATGGCACCTGATGCAGCATCACCAAGAGCTTCTCCACTTTGGTGGGCTGAACTTGAGATCCTTTCTACTTCAAGCTGA
- the LOC113338806 gene encoding inactive receptor-like serine/threonine-protein kinase At2g40270 isoform X1, giving the protein MERSWRFNGFGLRLAFFLLLLCLFNQNFQLCHSLNDEGLALLRFKDGIVSDPYGALLDWRQNEDEEDQNPCSWFGVGCSHHGKVVTLNLGDLCLGGTLAPEVGSLIHIKSIILRNNSFTGTIPEEIEELKELEVLDLGYNNFAGPVPSDLGSNLSLATLLLDHNKFLGSISPYLRELCLVSELQLGKDQLSDATQSSSCNRGLHSWPNAEVGYASSRRQLQQRIPRAAPRQTPPLPSRRSPPSPRLTTRRSPSFSPLPSPSPSPSPSPSPSPSPSTSPAPTPDPISPAPKQIPAVSEPPPSNPTTVSSQSPEPPKKSGLSGTNKWIISLGVVAGFLVIMFIGLLIFRTKKMVTVKPWATGLSGPLRKAFITDYLLSGVPKLNRSELVTACEDFSNVIESSSDGKLYKGTLSSGVEIAVTSTTVLSAKDWSNHLEGHFRKKIDTLSKVNHKNYVNLVGFCEEEEPFTRMMVFEYAPNGTLFEHLHIKEAEHLEWGVRLRIAMGVAYCLEHMHQLTPPVVHNHLNSTAIYLTEDYAAKLSDFSFWNGAAMAKMGSRITEVSDSPSDPENNIYCFGVILLEMITGRLPYADENDDELLDWASDYLTRKEPARYMVDPILEKFDEDELERLCEVIRACLKPDPIQRPTISEVVGQLRGITGMAPDAASPRASPLWWAELEILSTSS; this is encoded by the exons ATGGAGAGAAGTTGGAGATTCAATGGTTTTGGGTTACGATTAGCTTTCTTTTTACTTCTTTTATGCCTCTTCAATCAGAATTTTCAGCTTTGTCATTCTCTCAATGATGAAg GATTGGCACTGTTGAGATTTAAAGATGGAATTGTTAGTGATCCCTATGGTGCTTTATTGGATTGGAGACAAAATGAGGATGAGGAGGATCAAAACCCATGTTCTTGGTTTGGTGTTGGATGTTCTCATCATGGTAAAGTCGTGACTTT GAACTTAGGAGATCTTTGTCTTGGAGGAACCCTTGCTCCAGAAGTTGGGAGCCTCATTCACATTAAATCTAT TATTTTGCGGAATAACTCTTTTACGGGTACAATCCCTGAAGAGATCGAGGAACTGAAGGAGTTGGAGGTGTTAGACTTGGGATACAATAATTTTGCAGGACCTGTTCCTTCTGACCTAGGAAGTAACCTTTCCTTGGCAACCCT TTTACTTGACCACAACAAATTCCTAGGTAGCATTTCCCCTTACCTCCGTGAGCTGTGTTTGGTTTCTGAACTGCAGCTGGGTAAGGATCAGCTATCTGATGCTACCCAGAGTTCATCATGTAATAGAGGACTTCATTCATG GCCAAATGCGGAAGTTGGATATGCATCTTCAAGAAGGCAGCTACAACAAAGGATTCCGCGTGCTGCTCCCAGACAGACGCCACCTCTTCCTTCCAGAAGGTCTCCACCTTCTCCCAGGTTAACTACCAGACGTTCACCTTCATTTTCACCTTTGCCTTCACCTTCCCCGTCACCATCGCCATCCCCATCGCCGTCCCCATCCCCGTCAACCTCACCTGCACCAACTCCAGACCCGATCTCCCCTGCTCCAAAACAAATTCCCGCTGTTAGTGAACCACCACCCTCCAATCCCACCACAGTATCTTCTCAGTCACCAGAGCCACCAAAGAAAAGTGGCTTGTCAGGAACTAATAAATGGATAATATCTTTAGGTGTAGTAGCTGGTTTCCTTGTTATCATGTTCATCGGTTTACTCATATTTCGAACTAAAAAGATGGTCACGGTAAAACCTTGGGCCACAGGATTAAGTGGGCCGCTGCGGAAAGCATTCATTACAG ATTATCTATTATCAGGTGTACCAAAGCTCAATAGATCAGAGCTTGTAACTGCTTGTGAAGATTTCAGTAATGTCATTGAGTCTTCATCTGATGGAAAATTGTACAAGGGGACTCTTTCAAGTGGAGTTGAAATTGCAGTGACATCTACAACAGTTTTATCTGCCAAGGATTGGTCAAATCATTTAGAGGGGCACTTTAGGAAAAAG ATAGATACATTATCAAAAGTTAACCACAAGAATTATGTGAACCTTGTTGGATTCTGTGAGGAAGAGGAGCCTTTTACTAGAATGATGGTTTTTGAGTATGCTCCAAATGGAACACTTTTCGAGCATCTGCACA TAAAAGAAGCAGAGCACTTGGAATGGGGGGTTCGTTTAAGGATAGCAATGGGAGTGGCTTACTGTCTTGAACACATGCATCAACTGACTCCACCTGTagtccataatcatttgaactcGACTGCTATTTATCTGACGGAAGATTATGCAGCGAAGTTATCAGATTTTAGCTTCTGGAATGGCGCCGCCATGGCTAAGATGGGATCACGTATTACGGAAGTCTCAGATTCACCATCAGATCCAGAAAATAATATTTACTGCTTTGGGGTAATATTACTAGAAATGATTACCGGTAGGCTCCCCTATgcagatgaaaatgatgatgagcTTTTAGATTGGGCTTCAGATTATCTAACAAGGAAGGAACCTGCTAGATATATGGTGGACCCAATCCTGGAAAAGTTTGATGAGGATGAACTCGAACGGCTATGTGAGGTGATTAGGGCATGTTTAAAACCTGACCCAATTCAGAGACCAACCATAAGTGAGGTTGTAGGTCAATTAAGAGGCATTACGGGAATGGCACCTGATGCAGCATCACCAAGAGCTTCTCCACTTTGGTGGGCTGAACTTGAGATCCTTTCTACTTCAAGCTGA
- the LOC113338975 gene encoding uncharacterized protein LOC113338975 gives PNMKEVVRTEVLKLLDAGIIYPISDSKWVSPFVFDDACLEAFEKLKSLLTTAPIVQAPNWNLPFEIMCDASDYAIGVVLGQREKKLLHVIYYAKFSPDIRDKKGAENVVADHLSRLVVSSPDDSLPIRDSFPDEQLFFVTQLPWYANIVNYLVTGRMPQHWGKQDRSRFLAEVKHFFWDDPYLFKYCPDQIIRRCIPESEQSSIVSFCHDHAFAVDYVSKWIEAVACKTNDHRVVIEFLKNNILTRFGTPRAIISDGGSHFCNGPFRLLMKKYGITHKVATLYHPQTS, from the exons cccaatatgaaagaagtagttcgaactgaggttcttaagctactagatgcaggcattatctaccctatctcagacagtaagtgggttagcccc tttgtctttgatgatgcttgtttagaggctttcgagaagcttaagtcattactcactaccgcccccatagtccaggcacccaactggaacctaccctttgagatcatgtgtgatgcttcagattatgctattggtgttgtgctaggtcagcgagaaaaaaagttacttcatgtgatttactatgcta agttttctccagacattagagacaaaaagggtgccgaaaatgttgtagcagatcacttgtctaggctagttgttagttccccagatgattcccttcctataagggatagctttcctgatgaacaattgttctttgttacccaattaccttggtatgcgaatatagtgaactatcttgttactggtcgaatgccccaacattggggtaaacaagatcgttctagatttttagctgaggttaagcacttcttttgggatgatccttatttgtttaagtattgtccagaccagattattaggagatgtatacctgagagtgaacaGTCCAGTAttgtttccttttgtcatgatcatgctt tcgccgtagactatgtctccaagtggattgaggcggttgcgtgtaaaaccaatgaccatagggttgtgattgagttcttaaaaaataatatacttacacgttttggtacaccgcgagctataattagtgatggagggtcgcacttttgtaatgggccttttaggcttctgatgaagaaatatggtattacacataaggtagctaccctgtatcatccacagactagt
- the LOC113338939 gene encoding non-classical arabinogalactan protein 30-like, which produces MATQKLSFFISSLLFLSLGLTAAVNAVEEAAVYKKSEEKDVDIAVEGIVYCQSCNAHGTWSLTGAKPITSARVSVICKDYKNRVSYYKVFQTDKNGYFYGQLENFKMDHYLLDHPLHACGVHLVSSPLSDCNHLSNVNYGINGSPFRYENKRLYNTNYEAVVYSSGPLAFRPSFRPKTEEDHY; this is translated from the coding sequence ATGGCAACCCAAAAGTTGAGTTTCTTTATTTCATCACTTCTTTTCCTTTCACTAGGTTTAACTGCAGCCGTAAACGCTGTTGAAGAAGCTGCGGTGTACAAAAAATCCGAAGAGAAAGACGTAGATATTGCGGTTGAAGGTATAGTTTACTGCCAGAGTTGTAATGCACATGGAACATGGTCTTTGACAGGAGCGAAACCAATTACTTCAGCAAGAGTTAGTGTAATTTGTAAAGATTACAAGAATAGAGTTAGTTACTACAAAGTGTTTCAGACTGATAAAAATGGGTACTTCTATGGACAACTTGAGAATTTCAAAATGGATCATTACCTATTAGATCATCCTCTTCATGCTTGTGGTGTTCATTTAGTTTCATCACCTCTTTCAGACTGCAATCACCTTTCAAACGTCAATTACGGGATCAATGGTTCTCCTTTTCGTTATGAAAACAAGAGATTATATAATACCAACTATGAAGCTGTTGTTTATTCTTCGGGACCTTTGGCTTTCCGTCCTTCATTCCGTCCTAAAACCGAAGAAGATCATTACTAG
- the LOC113338806 gene encoding inactive receptor-like serine/threonine-protein kinase At2g40270 isoform X3 has translation MFLVWCWMFSSWNLGDLCLGGTLAPEVGSLIHIKSIILRNNSFTGTIPEEIEELKELEVLDLGYNNFAGPVPSDLGSNLSLATLLLDHNKFLGSISPYLRELCLVSELQLGKDQLSDATQSSSCNRGLHSWPNAEVGYASSRRQLQQRIPRAAPRQTPPLPSRRSPPSPRLTTRRSPSFSPLPSPSPSPSPSPSPSPSPSTSPAPTPDPISPAPKQIPAVSEPPPSNPTTVSSQSPEPPKKSGLSGTNKWIISLGVVAGFLVIMFIGLLIFRTKKMVTVKPWATGLSGPLRKAFITDYLLSGVPKLNRSELVTACEDFSNVIESSSDGKLYKGTLSSGVEIAVTSTTVLSAKDWSNHLEGHFRKKIDTLSKVNHKNYVNLVGFCEEEEPFTRMMVFEYAPNGTLFEHLHIKEAEHLEWGVRLRIAMGVAYCLEHMHQLTPPVVHNHLNSTAIYLTEDYAAKLSDFSFWNGAAMAKMGSRITEVSDSPSDPENNIYCFGVILLEMITGRLPYADENDDELLDWASDYLTRKEPARYMVDPILEKFDEDELERLCEVIRACLKPDPIQRPTISEVVGQLRGITGMAPDAASPRASPLWWAELEILSTSS, from the exons ATGTTCTTGGTTTGGTGTTGGATGTTCTCATCATG GAACTTAGGAGATCTTTGTCTTGGAGGAACCCTTGCTCCAGAAGTTGGGAGCCTCATTCACATTAAATCTAT TATTTTGCGGAATAACTCTTTTACGGGTACAATCCCTGAAGAGATCGAGGAACTGAAGGAGTTGGAGGTGTTAGACTTGGGATACAATAATTTTGCAGGACCTGTTCCTTCTGACCTAGGAAGTAACCTTTCCTTGGCAACCCT TTTACTTGACCACAACAAATTCCTAGGTAGCATTTCCCCTTACCTCCGTGAGCTGTGTTTGGTTTCTGAACTGCAGCTGGGTAAGGATCAGCTATCTGATGCTACCCAGAGTTCATCATGTAATAGAGGACTTCATTCATG GCCAAATGCGGAAGTTGGATATGCATCTTCAAGAAGGCAGCTACAACAAAGGATTCCGCGTGCTGCTCCCAGACAGACGCCACCTCTTCCTTCCAGAAGGTCTCCACCTTCTCCCAGGTTAACTACCAGACGTTCACCTTCATTTTCACCTTTGCCTTCACCTTCCCCGTCACCATCGCCATCCCCATCGCCGTCCCCATCCCCGTCAACCTCACCTGCACCAACTCCAGACCCGATCTCCCCTGCTCCAAAACAAATTCCCGCTGTTAGTGAACCACCACCCTCCAATCCCACCACAGTATCTTCTCAGTCACCAGAGCCACCAAAGAAAAGTGGCTTGTCAGGAACTAATAAATGGATAATATCTTTAGGTGTAGTAGCTGGTTTCCTTGTTATCATGTTCATCGGTTTACTCATATTTCGAACTAAAAAGATGGTCACGGTAAAACCTTGGGCCACAGGATTAAGTGGGCCGCTGCGGAAAGCATTCATTACAG ATTATCTATTATCAGGTGTACCAAAGCTCAATAGATCAGAGCTTGTAACTGCTTGTGAAGATTTCAGTAATGTCATTGAGTCTTCATCTGATGGAAAATTGTACAAGGGGACTCTTTCAAGTGGAGTTGAAATTGCAGTGACATCTACAACAGTTTTATCTGCCAAGGATTGGTCAAATCATTTAGAGGGGCACTTTAGGAAAAAG ATAGATACATTATCAAAAGTTAACCACAAGAATTATGTGAACCTTGTTGGATTCTGTGAGGAAGAGGAGCCTTTTACTAGAATGATGGTTTTTGAGTATGCTCCAAATGGAACACTTTTCGAGCATCTGCACA TAAAAGAAGCAGAGCACTTGGAATGGGGGGTTCGTTTAAGGATAGCAATGGGAGTGGCTTACTGTCTTGAACACATGCATCAACTGACTCCACCTGTagtccataatcatttgaactcGACTGCTATTTATCTGACGGAAGATTATGCAGCGAAGTTATCAGATTTTAGCTTCTGGAATGGCGCCGCCATGGCTAAGATGGGATCACGTATTACGGAAGTCTCAGATTCACCATCAGATCCAGAAAATAATATTTACTGCTTTGGGGTAATATTACTAGAAATGATTACCGGTAGGCTCCCCTATgcagatgaaaatgatgatgagcTTTTAGATTGGGCTTCAGATTATCTAACAAGGAAGGAACCTGCTAGATATATGGTGGACCCAATCCTGGAAAAGTTTGATGAGGATGAACTCGAACGGCTATGTGAGGTGATTAGGGCATGTTTAAAACCTGACCCAATTCAGAGACCAACCATAAGTGAGGTTGTAGGTCAATTAAGAGGCATTACGGGAATGGCACCTGATGCAGCATCACCAAGAGCTTCTCCACTTTGGTGGGCTGAACTTGAGATCCTTTCTACTTCAAGCTGA